The genomic stretch AATCGCCCAAATTCTATTTGATATGAATTTTGATGTATCTATCCCTTGCTTGGTCAAAATGTATTTGATGAGTTGGGTTGACTGGAGATTTGTTGAAAAGGTGTTATGtttagggatgacattagacATTGATAAAGCTCAACCACATTTGAATTATATAGGTTGGCCCAAGCATTTCTCTAGTACAAATTTCTAGGGAGCATTACAGTCAAGCCGTAATTCTTGTTACGGTCGTAATGGTACCAACAATAGTCTGAAAttctaaaactttttttttgggcGACTCTTATCTTCATGATTAAGGCTCCTTATTGCAAAATAAGTTTATGAATCTAAGCTTATATAAGGCATTTGATATAGatatcaattatgtatgtttttaGAGAAGTGACTTCAAATACAAGAGGATCGATGGTATTTAAAATTCGCgattacttttatatttttttcaattatttgaaattatagtAGCGGTTTCTTTAAGAGTAAATAGTAACGGAAATATAACAgtaaaaataaacaacaaaaaataaaaaaaatatggttaAAGAGATTGCACCAGAAATTTATATAGGTTTAGCTAAACGTTGGCTTAGTCCTGTCCCCAAGAGATCTTCTTGAGAGTTTGACTATAAACTTTGAGCTTTTGAAAGTTATGTCCTCGAACTTTTATACAATCtgatttgatatttttaaaggCTTATCCCTAACCAAATATAGCTTTTACCACATACTAAGCTAACGAACCTTCCTAGAGATTTTCAGGTTGATCTCAATAATCAAACACAATTTTTTCCAGCAAAACTCAATAAACCAAAACAAAGATTTTATGACTGGTTTATCTGATGAACCAAACTCAGTATTCTCAAGAGTATCACCCTCTCAagaattaagcaaacaacatgACCACTTACAATCTCTTCATTGCAAGCAAGGTTTCACTCAAAAGTACTACAACAACTTTAAGTGAAAGGAAATACTTCTAGAGACAGAAGGagaaaaaataaagagataaatttcaaagaaaatgtaaGGCTTTAGAAAGTGGCGTGAAATGAAGAGGAGGTGAGCCTCCTTTATATAGGAGTTGGAAAATCTAAAAAAGGAAAGGATCCATGAGTAGAGTTAATTAGCCAATCGATGGACATAACACTCCAATCGATTGACTAAGTCATTTTAATCGATTGCCATacctaatataaaaatatttgatatagAGTCTTTGCAAGTCATTAAAGTGATGTCCTAATTATTTGGTTAAACGTTTGACCCTTATCCAATTGGTTGGTTTAATGCTCCAACCGATTGGCTGGTTCAAAAAAGTTTTGCAATGAATTAGCTTAAGTCTCTGATCGATTGGTTAGTTCAAAGAAGTTTTGGAAAGAGATTGAACAACTTCTTAATCACTTGGTTTGGCCTAAAGGacagttttaaaaatgaaaacattttgaaaatggtttttaAGCTCGTGTGTGAGTTGCCTTAGTACTTAGAAGTTACTTCCTTACTTTTACAAAACTATGGTCATTCAGACAAACATGACCTAGCGAACttcaacacttcctctcttttATTACTCTGAGACTTCAAATACTTTTTCCAAATACATCGATAATATAAGCACTTTAATCTAGAGTCTCTTTCTATTGATGATGCATGTGATATTTCTCTTGTTAGGTTACGGTCATCAGCTATTTCCACCAACTTCAATCATCGTTGTagtcataaaaaattcataaagaaTCTTTTGCGCGATTATCAACTTTACACCTGCAAGCACATAAATCCACACATGTCTCTATGAAAGTAATGATATTCATAGATATCAATCGTATACTAAAAGGATATGACTGATATCTGAACTAGAAATACCAAATAGTTAAAACAAAGCTACAAAAATGTCTCGAGTGTATTtgagaaaaaccttttaaaaataGCCAAATTTAAATGATCCTAAACGAGTAAATtgttcaacaaaaataaaaaattagtcaATCAAAGACAAAAGGTCAAACGATTCtgaaagaagatatgatcaatcttatatattaatttataggaaataaaaataaaaatcaaacattcAAAAAATAGCGGGGTCGTGTTTAacggtataaaatatatttacaacATCGgtcaatttcaattaaattctaaacGTATGTGCTCATCTTAGAAAAGTTTTAATTTTCTCTCCAAATACAGATTGGAAGATGTTTAAAATACAATTGatgtaaaaaaattcatttagATCAGAAACAGATTCAAATTTAAAGTTTTCAAATTTAATTCTTAATGAAAAAGGTTTGAACGAACATGAATGAAATCatgtaatataatttataataccGTTACGATGCAAATGTAGAGCTAATTGATGATTACACCGTAATTGCCTTGAAATGACATTGTGAAAGACTACTATAACAATATATTTTAGCCACAcaattatgaatgcatgtatttATATGGCCAAATTCAGTATCCTAGTTAAACAGCTCCATCCCGACGCAGAAGAAACAGAAGCACAAAATATCACAATTCAATACATACATGAATAAAATTGGTATACATAACACCAATAACCACAAAAGTTTACTTTAAGAGACAATAATATGATACATGTAACTTACAGAATGACACATTAGTATAACGGTAAAAGGAAGCTACACGAAATTGTCCAGTAGAATACATTATATAAAGACTATGCGCTAGTTTCCTCCAAAAAACTAACAGAGTCAATAGCAACATCTGACTCAATTTCATTAGAGGTTACTTCAAGATCTTTCTGAATAACTTCATTTGGATATAGAGAAGGTTTTGGAGGCATCTCAATATTTTCAATGTTTCCTTCAAGCATCTCTATTACTCTGTCCATTGGAGGACGATCATTTGGTTTTAATTGTATACACCATAATGCAGTTTTGAACATCTTTTTCACATTAATCATTTCTTCATTTGAAATTTCATCCATTTCTATGTCCTTTTCTTCAACCAATTGATTGTAGAtccaaaaaggaaagaaaagctGGCTTGAACGATCTGCATGTGGATTTAAATTTCTTCTCTTACTTGCCATTTCCATCAAAAGCATTCCAAAGCTATATACATCAGCCTTATAGGAAACTCCTCcaatattttgataaaataattcAGGAGCCATGTAACCAATTGTACCTCTTGCTGCAGTCAAAGTGACAATGCTAATGTCATTAGGATAAAGCCTGGCAAGACCAAAGTCTGACACTTTTGAGATGAAGTTTTCATCGAGAAGGATGTTATGTGGCTTGATATCGAAATGCAAAATTTGCATGTCACATCCTTGATGCAAATAAGAAATACCACGAGCCACTCCAAGAGATATCTCATACATTTGGTTATAAGTTAGAGAGATGGCATTCTCTTTAGAAGAAATATATTTATCAAGAGAACCATTGGGCATGAATTCATAAACAAGAGCTCGTTTTgatctttcaaaacaaaatccaATAAGTCGAACCACATTGGTGTGATGTATTCTTCCTATGGTTCCTACTTCATTAATAAAATCTTGTCCATTGCCCTTTGATTTACCTAACATCTTTATGGCCACAAGTTGTCCGCTGCGTAGCTTTCCTTTATAAACAGCTCCAAAACCACCTTCACCCAGCTTGTCTCTGAAACTTCTAGTCATATTCTTTATTTCTTTGTATGAATACCTTATTGGAATCAAAGTATTTGTCTGAAGAAATACTTCAATATTTTCATATATTGATAAATGCCTTCTTTGACATATATATATCATTAACACACAGAAAACCAAGAGGCCCGTTACATATCTTACTATACACGGCGGCAAGAGATACCTGCCTATGATTTTTCCTATCTCCAATCCAGTTTTAGAAATAGAAAGTTCTTGCTTTGATACTTTATAAGTTTTCGTCGTACCAACTATTTTTAATGCTCCTGTGAAAGTTATATAAAGTGTTAGAACAACAATCATTATAGAATATTATAGATAAACGAAAACCAAAAAAAGATAATGAATATAATCAATCTTTGCTAATGCAGTTCGGTCAATAGTGTTTACCTCTATGAGTATAGAGAAATTATAGTTCCCTTTATTTATGTATCATGAGTTTAATTTTGAATTTCATTATTACAAGTCATATATAAAATACTAGGGTTTAGTTGACCTAAATCCTAATCCCTAGTTACCCTTAACAAACATTTATCTCTACCCATAATTATCTCAATAATATGAGCCATACTTAACAATTTCTATAATAATCTGAACAATATGAGTCATACTCAATAATACTCACCTTAGAGGATACCAAACCCTATGAAGACTTTCTGAATGACTATTCAGCAAAGCAAATGGGGAGGTATACTTCCTTCTTAAACATGAGAAACATGTAACAAGTCCAAGCAATGCTTGAACTTGTCATTGATAACTAGATCGATCAACATATTAGTTACATTCTTCGAAGTATGAATCTTTTCAAGTAATACATGTCCAAGTGCAAGTAAATCTCTAATCTTGTGAAACTCCACATCAATATGTTTGGTCCTGACATGATACCCCAGATTGTTTACCAAATAATTGGAACTTTGACAATTAAAATGCAACCGAAAACTAACCTGCTCAACaaccaattctctcaccaatcctGTAAATCGCAAGGCTTCTTTGGCATATTCACTTGCCACCATATACTCTTCTTCTGTTGTCGACATGGTCACCATGGATTTAATCGACGGTCTCCAACAAATGGGTCCTCCTTCTAAATTAAAGACATAACATGTTTTAGACTTCATATAATCCATATTACCAGCATAGTTTGAATCAACATATCCTCCATTTAAAGAATCACCCTGTTCAACTATATACATGTTACCATAACTCATAATACCATTCAAGTACATGAAAATCCATTGGAAATAAACTTACAACTTGACTTATAACTTATGTCAAATCTGGTCTAGTGCATGCCATAACAAGCATTAAACAACCAACAACAGTGTCATAAGGGACCTTTGACATACACTTAGCTTATCTTTCTGTCTTTGTACATTAATCCAAGTAGGCGCTAGTATTTTGTCCCCGTCTTTCTATTATATTGTCGACCAATTGGATCCTTACCAAGTTATTTCTGAAGAGAATACAGGGATGATCTTTGTCCTCTTTTTCATTCTATCCCTGTAAGATTTTGCTTGGAATTCGTACATTAGCTTATAAATAATGTTTATTTACATTATTACCTTTCACATGCTTGTGCTTCCCGTTTTTATATTGCGCTTCTTTTAATCGCGACTTTCATCATTGTGAGAGTTGGAAAGCGTCAAGGTTCAATTTTAATCTCTTAAGTCTTTTTCAAACCGTGTTAGGCTATTTTATTCATGAGTGTGTCGTGTCAATATGTATGCCTTTTTTTAATGAGATGTTAGTCTGGCTAAATGTGGCCATGCTTTAAACCTACATTCAATTAAATGAAAAGAGCATGAAAATGGCTAGATGAGGTCATGCTTTGAACTGAGCTATGCTTATTAGAGGATCATTCTCCGACCAAGGGTAGAAAATTTTCATCTTTGCCCCCTAACGTAAAGCTCGGATAGAGGTGGACATCTCTAGACCCCACCACTCACATCCCTTGGATTGGCTAGATCCAAAGGGAGGGGGTGAGCCAGCTATACAAAATTACATGTAATTCTTTGGTAGGGGATATTTGAATGTTATTTATGGGCGTGTAAAGCATCTCTGATAGCACCCATGAGAGAATTGGTTTTTATAGTCAGATATGTAAAGCGTCTTTGGAAGCAACCCTGAATTCTAAAGGCGCGTTGGGCGGTGGGGGGAATTGGTTGTTGTAGTTGAACGTACAAAGTTCTCTAACAATACCCTTGGAATTTGGAGGTGCACTGGGCGCTGAGGAGATTTGATTTCTTTGGTAGGACATGGAAAGCGTCTCCGACAACACCCGTGGAATCTATAGGCGTGCTTGGCACTAAGGAGATTTGATTGCTTTGGTCGAATGTACAAAGCATCTTCGACAACACCCGTAGAACATGAAGGCACACTCGAAGCTTTGAGGATTTTATTGCTTTTGTCGGACGTGTAAAATGTCTCCAACAACACCCCTAAAATCTTTAAAGTTGACTTCAACCATGTTGGTTGTACCCCATCTTGTTTGTTTCTGTCAATGATCACAAAGGAACAAACGTTTTAGACTTTGAGTAATTCATTCATAACCGAAAAATTGTATGTTTACGCTATGCGACAATTTACGCATGTGTGTACTTATACGAGTGTGATAGGAAGAAGAAAATAAAGCATAACCAAGCGGATATCCTGCCTCTTATTTCTCATGATAGTTCCTCTTTGCTTAGCCATGTATGAGAGTGTGGAGGTCCAAACTTTGGAGCTACCATATGAGGGAGGTCGTGTTTATTTCCATAGTTATACCTATATTTTATTCTTATGGAGCGCACAGTGTATTTTTTTATCCCCTTCAAGGTATGCGCACAAAACATCATCCTTTCTCTATAAAGGTTGTGATACTTGAGCTTTAAGTGCACAAGGGAGGTTACGATTCTCAACGCTGCAGTGAAGGACCTATCTAGGAAGCAATTATAAAGGCTCTTGCATGGGATGACCAAGAACTAAGAGTTGATGGATCGAATATATTTGTCTTTTCCTACAGATACCATTAGCTCTACATATCCCAAGGGACGAGTGGTGGTCCCATTGAATGCTTTAAAATCCGAGCCACCGTATGGTATTAGGTTTCCTCTGTCTAGGCCCGTTTTTTCAAATAGAGACGAATATAGGATATCACATGAATTTACTTCGTTGATCAAGATCTGTGAGACGTCAAACTTCCCATTGGTGGGCATGATTACCAAGGGAAACAATTAGTTGGAAATACCTCCGACCTTCTCGTATTACTGGAACCATAGCATGGGTCAATAGAGGATTCATGAGGACGATTTACCTTCAATCTTATAGATGGCAATCATCTCAACAATTTTCCTCTTGATCGTCCCTTTAGAAGGTATGGTTTCTCGAGGTGCTCTAGTAGTGATGGCAGGGATTTACGGGTGTTTGCCCCAGTTGGTTTCTCTTTTTTTACTGTTGGGACCCGCTTCAGAAACCTTTGCATGAGATTTTGCTTTGGAGATTCCTCTCGGTCCCGCTTTCAGCCCTCGACATATTTTCTGATAGCTGACCTTTGTTGACTAACGCCTCAATTGCGTTCTtaagttggatgcaaacgtcatTTTTATGGCAGTGTCCCTTTTGAAAACgatagtattttattttttcgTTCGGGTAGAATCACAAACGGGGCATATGGGTCAGATTCCTGCTTTTATGAATTTAATATTAGTGTATTCTCGATAAATGTTATCTTAGAAAGTGTTTAGGGGCGTGTGCTTGTCGTACCAACCATACATTCTATTATTAATGTTAGTTCTCTAGTTTTAGagttggcttaatttttgtaaaacaaataaaaggatgaatatgtataaatatataagaaCAACAAGTACAACAAAGAGTCCCACTGGAAtgatagaacatgttatgttggagAAATTCAACATttggaataacatgtcacatgggatgttacgacatcatgcCGAGCTGAAGAGAAGAGTTTAATTAAATCTATGTGATTTAATTATAACAGAAGATTGCAGAATATTCAGGGATATTGTGCAAATCATATAAAGGTGTGTTATATTATATGACAGATTTGAAGAATCAATATGAAGATTTGAAGAATCATTCAGgaaaatcaaatcagaatattgaagattatatagtttttAATTATAGAGATATTCTTGGAGATTCATTTAATGTCCTCTCTTCACCTATGAGATTCATTTCCAGACGAACATTCATAGCTTGCATCAGCGACTAAGGTTGGATTATTGAAGTAAGTATTCAATTTCTTATAAATTTTATGTATGGCTAGGCTAAGTTCAACATCTATTGAATTGTCCTTACCTTTTTATTTCCTAATTTGGTGCAGAAATGATGGTCACGGAGGAGGCCATTCTCGAAGATCCAGCATTGGAGGTATTATTCGGTTCCTTCTTCTTCTACCGTGACCTGATGAAATCGATTGATGTATGATTTTAAGCTCTCATTTGCTCCTTGCATGATGCTACTTAAGGCGGCTATAGTAACTAGTTGTCTCTTTCGGTCGGTAAAATAAATCGTAAGTCGATTACAAAAATCCTCCAATGATTTGATGCAACTGTCCGGAAGCCCACTGAACAAAGACCAGTTGGTTTGAGTAGCGTTAATGCTAATAGCTTAAAATTTGAAGCTTCTTCGATGTTGTAGTAGTTGAGTCGTTTATTGACAAGTTGTACATGTTTGTCGGGATCTCCTTTCCCATTCTATTCTCCTGATGTGTGAGCTTTTGTATTGACATTGGTATATTTCTTTCTAAGATCTATGCACATACATGATGCTTAGGCTCTACTAGGACTGGATGATATTCATTGCGATTCGGGGACAGAGTATAACTACATGCCCAACTTCGTGGATGAGAATTTTGTTTTCCACCTTCAGAATGGTCTTTCGACTCCTAGACTTTTCCTCCCTTTCCTATGGACGACTCTGGATGATTAGATCAATTTATCCTAGAGACGACTTCTTGCACTGAACCCGCTCGGGGTTGAGCGTGGTAGAGGCTTTCTTCCTAGTGAAGGAACCTTTCTTCTACTACTTTAGAGTTTTGTTGCTGAACAATGTTATAGATACTGCTGATTATATTGTTTGCGCCTTGAGAGCCTATGTTCGCCTCAAGAATGATGAAATCGCATGAGATATTAAGTCGTTCAACTGGAAGATGAATTGGAATTCCAAGCGGTAGTGCCTGAATTGTTCTTGCTCTCGGAGCAGGGAGGATTATATCTAGTGTCTGAATAATGTTGACACCAAAGTTAGTTTCACCAAAAAGAGGAGTTGGGTTCAGTCGACTAGCGGTTGATGGTGTTATGCCGAAACTAGCCAGAGCTGCTATGTGTGTGGTGGAGGAACAAGTAACTCTCGATCCATCCATTTCTAGGGATCGGAGAATTCAAAAGTATGGAGAATTGAAGATCTGAAGAATTGATACGTCGTTATTGGTGATGAATTCGATTTGATCAAATACGATTGGATTTTGTGTCCAATTTGTTGGATCAACGTTTAGAGGTTGAAGAGAACCCCACACCAGAAAACCGGATGCATAGATGGAATGTTGTAGAAAACGACCTCGCCATCTTCTAGGCGTGGAATGTGGGGGACCGTCGGATGTGCATGAGTCGTCAAAAGAAGATTTTAGAAATGTGATTGAGTGTTGATGTGTTTGGTTCGGGATGTTCCTTATCAGAATGGTCAGATCAAGAGATATGATGTTCCCACCAGGAATCGAACCCGATATTCCCCGAACCTTCGTCCTTAGCAATAGCTCGTTTACCACTCGAGCCTAATTGCTTGGTTAGATCGATAACATAATTTTTTAGTGTAATATTCACtctctaataatatttatttgtatttatgtattaatgtaaataagctacattattatatatat from Vicia villosa cultivar HV-30 ecotype Madison, WI linkage group LG4, Vvil1.0, whole genome shotgun sequence encodes the following:
- the LOC131596066 gene encoding LEAF RUST 10 DISEASE-RESISTANCE LOCUS RECEPTOR-LIKE PROTEIN KINASE-like 2.1 isoform X1; amino-acid sequence: MRKGKSCSPSAEPKSLISILQIVMVVVLLLHHQTCDATSSNKQTYCPPSSCGKITIIKHPFRLMDDPTTCGDPRYELSCENNITMLTLFSGKYYVKSIDYKNYTIRLVDPGIEEGDCSSIPRYYLNGNNFTYSYSISTDRYNEDPYQIDGRFGFQDIIYLNCSKPVKDDPEYLDTALCRVNLDSKSHVYAFVGGYFYVGKLKDYCRVKLVAMSSMLAFPNISVSVSVRDGVPDRQLSYQKIHEMLLYGFEISWISAACRDSCGDNEYCILSEITRGDFECHQSKYIDKCSYPFDPFGPERNCNHILTKLLIFVEEILLGIIKGALKIVGTTKTYKVSKQELSISKTGLEIGKIIGRYLLPPCIVRYVTGLLVFCVLMIYICQRRHLSIYENIEVFLQTNTLIPIRYSYKEIKNMTRSFRDKLGEGGFGAVYKGKLRSGQLVAIKMLGKSKGNGQDFINEVGTIGRIHHTNVVRLIGFCFERSKRALVYEFMPNGSLDKYISSKENAISLTYNQMYEISLGVARGISYLHQGCDMQILHFDIKPHNILLDENFISKVSDFGLARLYPNDISIVTLTAARGTIGYMAPELFYQNIGGVSYKADVYSFGMLLMEMASKRRNLNPHADRSSQLFFPFWIYNQLVEEKDIEMDEISNEEMINVKKMFKTALWCIQLKPNDRPPMDRVIEMLEGNIENIEMPPKPSLYPNEVIQKDLEVTSNEIESDVAIDSVSFLEETSA
- the LOC131596066 gene encoding LEAF RUST 10 DISEASE-RESISTANCE LOCUS RECEPTOR-LIKE PROTEIN KINASE-like 2.1 isoform X2, which codes for MRKGKSCSPSAEPKSLISILQIVMVVVLLLHHQTCDATSSNKQTYCPPSSCGKITIIKHPFRLMDDPTTCGDPRYELSCENNITMLTLFSGKYYVKSIDYKNYTIRLVDPGIEEGDCSSIPRYYLNGNNFTYSYSISTDRYNEDPYQIDGRFGFQDIIYLNCSKPVKDDPEYLDTALCRVNLDSKSHVYAFVGGYFYVGKLKDYCRVKLVAMSSMLAFPNISVSVSVRDGVPDRQLSYQKIHEMLLYGFEISWISAACRDSCGDNEYCILSEITRGDFECHQSKYIDKCSYPFDPFGPERNCNHILTKLLIFVEGALKIVGTTKTYKVSKQELSISKTGLEIGKIIGRYLLPPCIVRYVTGLLVFCVLMIYICQRRHLSIYENIEVFLQTNTLIPIRYSYKEIKNMTRSFRDKLGEGGFGAVYKGKLRSGQLVAIKMLGKSKGNGQDFINEVGTIGRIHHTNVVRLIGFCFERSKRALVYEFMPNGSLDKYISSKENAISLTYNQMYEISLGVARGISYLHQGCDMQILHFDIKPHNILLDENFISKVSDFGLARLYPNDISIVTLTAARGTIGYMAPELFYQNIGGVSYKADVYSFGMLLMEMASKRRNLNPHADRSSQLFFPFWIYNQLVEEKDIEMDEISNEEMINVKKMFKTALWCIQLKPNDRPPMDRVIEMLEGNIENIEMPPKPSLYPNEVIQKDLEVTSNEIESDVAIDSVSFLEETSA